From one bacterium genomic stretch:
- a CDS encoding formate--tetrahydrofolate ligase, with protein sequence MLSDLEIAQQAKMQPISEIADKLGVQQDELESHGNYMAKIDLNILKRLEDKPKGKFITVTAITPTPLGEGKTVTNLGLGMALSKIGKKTCNVIREPSKGPTFGIKGGACGGGYSQVVPMENINLHFTGDIHAVDTAHNLLNAALDSHIAHGNKLNIDTNFITINRCVDVSDRALRDIVIGLGGKANGYPRQTGYDITVATETAAIHSLTNSLKDLRERLGRMVVGYTYDGKPVTAEDLKVAGAMTVLMKDAIKPNLVQTLENTPAIVHGFPFANVAHGNNSVIANLAALKLADYVVTESGFGADCGAEKLIDVVCRQANLKLDCVVITLSIRALKMHGGAFELKPGQKLNRELVAKDNMPALEKGCENLKVHIENMLSFGIPVVVTINKFTDDKPQETDFVKKYAVDNGASFAVPIDPWAKGGEGCIEAAEAIVKACDMPNNFHFLYPDNLSIEEKIETIAKKIYRADGVDYSPQAKKRIKLYTKLGYSKLPINMAKTHLSISHDPNLKGAPKGFRVPVRDIRASIGAGFLYPLLGQMRTMPGLPSRAAYMDVDIDNEGKTLGLF encoded by the coding sequence ATGTTATCGGATTTGGAAATTGCTCAACAAGCAAAAATGCAGCCTATTAGCGAGATTGCCGATAAGTTAGGAGTGCAACAAGACGAGTTAGAATCTCACGGCAATTATATGGCGAAAATAGACCTTAATATACTCAAGCGATTAGAAGATAAACCTAAAGGCAAATTCATAACTGTTACAGCTATAACCCCTACACCTTTAGGGGAAGGTAAAACAGTTACTAATCTGGGCTTAGGGATGGCTCTTTCTAAAATTGGCAAGAAAACCTGCAATGTTATTCGCGAGCCTTCAAAGGGTCCGACTTTCGGAATAAAAGGCGGTGCCTGCGGAGGAGGATATTCGCAAGTTGTCCCAATGGAGAATATAAATCTTCATTTTACAGGAGACATTCATGCAGTAGATACGGCTCATAATCTATTAAACGCCGCGCTTGATTCTCATATTGCTCACGGCAACAAGCTCAATATCGATACTAATTTCATAACAATAAACAGATGTGTCGATGTAAGTGACAGGGCTTTAAGAGATATAGTAATTGGTTTGGGCGGAAAAGCTAACGGTTATCCGCGACAGACAGGTTATGATATTACTGTAGCCACAGAGACCGCTGCCATTCACTCCTTAACTAATTCATTGAAAGATTTAAGGGAAAGATTGGGAAGAATGGTGGTGGGATATACTTATGATGGAAAACCCGTAACCGCAGAAGACTTAAAAGTAGCCGGTGCAATGACTGTGTTGATGAAAGACGCTATAAAACCAAACTTGGTGCAGACGCTTGAAAATACTCCCGCCATAGTTCACGGATTCCCTTTTGCCAATGTAGCTCATGGTAATAATTCTGTTATAGCCAATCTTGCAGCGCTTAAGTTAGCTGATTATGTGGTTACTGAAAGCGGATTTGGCGCTGACTGCGGAGCGGAAAAATTAATTGACGTAGTTTGTAGACAAGCCAATTTAAAATTAGATTGTGTAGTAATTACTTTATCCATAAGAGCTTTAAAAATGCACGGCGGTGCTTTTGAATTAAAGCCGGGACAGAAATTAAATAGAGAACTCGTAGCAAAAGATAATATGCCTGCCTTGGAAAAGGGCTGCGAGAATTTAAAAGTGCATATAGAAAATATGCTTAGTTTCGGCATACCCGTTGTAGTTACTATCAACAAATTTACAGACGATAAACCTCAGGAAACGGATTTTGTTAAGAAGTATGCTGTTGATAACGGAGCAAGCTTTGCTGTTCCTATAGACCCTTGGGCAAAAGGAGGCGAAGGATGTATAGAAGCGGCTGAAGCTATAGTAAAAGCCTGCGATATGCCTAATAATTTCCATTTTCTTTATCCTGATAATTTATCAATTGAAGAAAAGATAGAAACTATTGCTAAGAAAATATACCGCGCGGATGGCGTCGATTATTCTCCGCAAGCAAAAAAGAGAATAAAACTTTATACAAAATTAGGTTACAGCAAGTTACCGATAAATATGGCTAAGACACATCTTTCTATTTCGCATGACCCTAATTTAAAAGGCGCGCCTAAAGGTTTCCGTGTGCCGGTAAGAGATATAAGAGCTTCAATAGGAGCGGGTTTTCTATATCCGTTACTTGGCCAGATGCGGACAATGCCGGGACTTCCTTCTCGCGCTGCGTATATGGATGTGGATATCGACAATGAAGGCAAGACGTTGGGACTGTTTTAA